The genomic stretch CAGGCCACCGAGGCGCTGCGCCCGCTGCTGACCGCCGTCCGCGAAGCCGCCGACCGTACGGTCGCGAACCGGCGCGTCCCGCTCTTGGTGAAGATCGCCCCGGACCTCGCCGACGAGGACATCGACGCCGTCGCCGACCTGGCCGTGGAACTGGGCCTGGACGGCATCATCGCGACCAACACCACCATCGCCCGCGACGGTCTCGGTCTGACCGCCGAAGCCTCGCTGGTGAAGGAGACCGGCGGCCTGTCCGGCGCCCCGCTCAAGGCACGCTCCCTGGAGGTCCTGCGCCGCCTGTACGCGCGCGTGGGCGACCGGATCACGCTCGTCGGCGTCGGCGGCATCGAGACCGCCGAGGACGCCTGGCAGCGCATCCTGGCCGGCGCCACGCTGGTCCAGGGCTACAGCGCCTTCATCTACGAGGGCCCCTTCTGGTCCCGCGCGATCCACAAGGGCCTCGCCGCGCGCCTGCGCACCAGCCCGTACGCCACCCTCGCCGACGCGGTCGGCGCCGACGTGAGGAAGCCCGCATGACCTCTTACGAGCCCTTCGGTGCCCGGTTGCGCCGCGTCATGGACGAGCGCGGCCCGCTGTGCGTCGGCATCGACCCGCACGCCTCCCTGCTCGCCGAGTGGGGTCTGAACGACGACGTGGCCGGTCTGGAGCGGTTCGGCCGCACGGTCGTCGAGGCGGTGGCCGACCGGGTCGCCGTGGTGAAGCCGCAGAGCGCCTTCTTCGAGCGCTTCGGCTCCCGCGGTATCGCCGTCCTGGAGAAGATCGTCCAGGAGGCGCGCGCGGCCGGCACCCTCGTCGTGATGGACGCCAAGCGCGGCGACATCGGCTCGACCATGGCCGGGTACGCCGAGGCCTACCTGCACAAGGACGCCCCGCTGTTCTCCGACGCCCTGACCGTCTCGCCGTACCTCGGCTACGGCTCGCTCAGCCCGGCCGTCGCGCTGGCCCGGGAGAGCGGCGCCGGCCTGTTCGTGCTGGCGCTGACCTCCAACCCGGAAGGGCCCGAGGTCCAGCACGCGGTCCGCGCCGACGGCCGGACCGTGGGCGCGACCATGCTGGCCCATCTGGCCG from Streptomyces roseochromogenus subsp. oscitans DS 12.976 encodes the following:
- the pyrF gene encoding orotidine-5'-phosphate decarboxylase; amino-acid sequence: MTSYEPFGARLRRVMDERGPLCVGIDPHASLLAEWGLNDDVAGLERFGRTVVEAVADRVAVVKPQSAFFERFGSRGIAVLEKIVQEARAAGTLVVMDAKRGDIGSTMAGYAEAYLHKDAPLFSDALTVSPYLGYGSLSPAVALARESGAGLFVLALTSNPEGPEVQHAVRADGRTVGATMLAHLAAENAGEEPLGSFGAVVGATVGDLSSYDLSINGPLLAPGVGAQGATPADLPKVFGPALRNVVPNVSRGVLRHGPDTGALRASAKRFAEEIQVAVGGA